One window from the genome of Falco peregrinus isolate bFalPer1 chromosome 15, bFalPer1.pri, whole genome shotgun sequence encodes:
- the TLCD5 gene encoding TLC domain-containing protein 5 isoform X3 gives MLFPLPLRVACSLLAWLALYTWFCHRYKHRNYEWSCRLVTLTHGILATCLSAYIGFIDGPWPLSHPGSPNTTLQVHVLCLSLGYFLFDLCWCVYFQAEGALMLAHHLVSILGITASLALEESAAEVNAVIFGSEITNPLLQARWFLKEMGCYHSFTGDVVDFFFVVLFTGVRIGVGAWLMYCELASPKPRWYIKLGGVIMYAVSWVFMVSICRFARRKSMKKYHAWRSRRTDELYLKTNGHLKKH, from the exons ATGCTGTTCCCCCTGCCTCTGCGAGTAGCCTGCAGTCTGCTTGCCTGGCTCGCTCTCTACACTTGGTTCTGCCATCGTTACAAGCACCGGAATTACGAATGGAGCTGCAGGCTGGTCACGCTAACCCACGGCATCCTTGCTACCTGTCTCTCTGCATACATTGGCTTTATTGATGGTCCCTGGCCTTTGAGTCATCCAG GATCACCAAACACAACTCTTCAGGTACATGTGCTGTGCCTTAGCTTGGGCTACTTCCTCTTCGACCTTTGTTGGTGTGTGTACTTCCAGGCAGAGGGTGCCCTGATGCTGGCCCACCATCTGGTGAGCATCCTGGGCATCACAGCATCATTGGCACTCGAGGAGTCAGCTGCGGAGGTCAACGCCGTCATCTTTGGTAGTGAGATCACCAACCCACTGCTGCAGGCTCGCTGGTTCCTGAAGGAGATGGGGTGTTACCACAGTTTCACAGGTGATGTGGTGGATTTCTTCTTCGTGGTCCTCTTCACTGGGGTGCGGATTGGAGTGGGGGCCTGGCTGATGTACTGCGAGCTTGCTTCTCCCAAACCCAGATGGTACATTAAGCTGGGTGGTGTCATCATGTACGCTGTCTCCTGGGTTTTCATGGTCAGCATCTGCCGCTTTGCTAGGAGGAAGAGCATGAAGAAGTACCACGCTTGGAGGAGTCGGAGGACTGATGAGTTGTACTTGAAAACTAATGGACATCTCAAAAAACACTGA
- the LOC101920087 gene encoding TLC domain-containing protein 5, whose product MVSVVLEVGASLAAWLLLYCCCRRWGKRRSCEWSCRLVTLLHGVIVTCLSGYVALLDGPWPLTHAGSPNTSLQIHVLSLTLGYFIFDLGWCLYFQTEGYLMLFHHMLSICGMIMVLGLGKSATEVNAVVFVSEITNPLLQTRWFLREMGCYHTFLGEVVDFLFVFLFLVLRIGGGALIMYVMVTSPDPNWLLKAGGLAMYIVSLGFTLEICRFVRRKMLKKKIVPGQA is encoded by the exons aTGGTTTCCGTGGTGCTGGAGGTGGGGGCCAGccttgctgcctggctgctcctgtactgctgctgccgccgctggGGCAAGCGCCGGTCCTGCGAGTGGAGCTGCCGCCTGGTCACCCTGCTGCACGGGGTGATTGTCACCTGCCTCTCCGGTTACGTGGCTCTCCTGGACGGCCCCTGGCCTCTGACCCACGCCG GTTCGCCAAATACATCTCTCCAGATCCACGTGCTGTCCCTGACCTTGGGTTACTTTATCTTTGACCTGGGCTGGTGCCTATACTTCCAGACAGAGGGGTACCTCATGCTGTTCCATCACATGCTGAGCATCTGTGGCATGATCATGGTGCTGGGGCTCGGGAAGTCTGCTACAGAAGTCAACGCTGTTGTATTTGTTAGTGAGATCACCAACCCACTGCTCCAGACCCGCTGGTTTCTGCGGGAAATGGGCTGTTACCACACTTTCCTGGGAGAGGTGGTGGATTTCCTCTTTGTGTTCCTCTTCCTGGTGCTGCGGATCGGAGGAGGAGCTTTGATCATGTACGTGATGGTGACATCCCCTGATCCCAACTGGCTCCTCAAGGCTGGAGGCCTGGCCATGTACATCGTATCTTTGGGGTTCACGCTTGAAATCTGCCGCTTTGtcaggagaaaaatgttgaaaaaaaaaattgttcctgGACAAGCCTGA
- the TLCD5 gene encoding TLC domain-containing protein 5 isoform X1 translates to MVLEPPEAIPGNSCNRPGRKVGHRSSDASSRAAPVLPARLGGCQQDQGCFVTVQLETRVSQSVAWLFLVLFPECSGAMRHILSFMERMLFPLPLRVACSLLAWLALYTWFCHRYKHRNYEWSCRLVTLTHGILATCLSAYIGFIDGPWPLSHPGSPNTTLQVHVLCLSLGYFLFDLCWCVYFQAEGALMLAHHLVSILGITASLALEESAAEVNAVIFGSEITNPLLQARWFLKEMGCYHSFTGDVVDFFFVVLFTGVRIGVGAWLMYCELASPKPRWYIKLGGVIMYAVSWVFMVSICRFARRKSMKKYHAWRSRRTDELYLKTNGHLKKH, encoded by the exons ATGGTACTTGAG CCTCCTGAAGCCATCCCTGGTAATTCTTGCAACAGGCCGGGCAGGAAGGTTGGGCACCGCAGCTCTGACGCCTCGTCACGTGCAGCCCCGGTGCTCCCGGCGCGGCTCGGCGGgtgccagcaggaccagggctgcTTTGTTACTGTGCAACTGGAAACTCGCGTATCCCAGAGCGTGGCTTGGCTTTTTTTGGTGCTCTTCCCTGAATGCTCGGGAGCAATGAGACACATCTTATCTTTCATGGAAAG GATGCTGTTCCCCCTGCCTCTGCGAGTAGCCTGCAGTCTGCTTGCCTGGCTCGCTCTCTACACTTGGTTCTGCCATCGTTACAAGCACCGGAATTACGAATGGAGCTGCAGGCTGGTCACGCTAACCCACGGCATCCTTGCTACCTGTCTCTCTGCATACATTGGCTTTATTGATGGTCCCTGGCCTTTGAGTCATCCAG GATCACCAAACACAACTCTTCAGGTACATGTGCTGTGCCTTAGCTTGGGCTACTTCCTCTTCGACCTTTGTTGGTGTGTGTACTTCCAGGCAGAGGGTGCCCTGATGCTGGCCCACCATCTGGTGAGCATCCTGGGCATCACAGCATCATTGGCACTCGAGGAGTCAGCTGCGGAGGTCAACGCCGTCATCTTTGGTAGTGAGATCACCAACCCACTGCTGCAGGCTCGCTGGTTCCTGAAGGAGATGGGGTGTTACCACAGTTTCACAGGTGATGTGGTGGATTTCTTCTTCGTGGTCCTCTTCACTGGGGTGCGGATTGGAGTGGGGGCCTGGCTGATGTACTGCGAGCTTGCTTCTCCCAAACCCAGATGGTACATTAAGCTGGGTGGTGTCATCATGTACGCTGTCTCCTGGGTTTTCATGGTCAGCATCTGCCGCTTTGCTAGGAGGAAGAGCATGAAGAAGTACCACGCTTGGAGGAGTCGGAGGACTGATGAGTTGTACTTGAAAACTAATGGACATCTCAAAAAACACTGA
- the TLCD5 gene encoding TLC domain-containing protein 5 isoform X2 gives MRHILSFMERMLFPLPLRVACSLLAWLALYTWFCHRYKHRNYEWSCRLVTLTHGILATCLSAYIGFIDGPWPLSHPGSPNTTLQVHVLCLSLGYFLFDLCWCVYFQAEGALMLAHHLVSILGITASLALEESAAEVNAVIFGSEITNPLLQARWFLKEMGCYHSFTGDVVDFFFVVLFTGVRIGVGAWLMYCELASPKPRWYIKLGGVIMYAVSWVFMVSICRFARRKSMKKYHAWRSRRTDELYLKTNGHLKKH, from the exons ATGAGACACATCTTATCTTTCATGGAAAG GATGCTGTTCCCCCTGCCTCTGCGAGTAGCCTGCAGTCTGCTTGCCTGGCTCGCTCTCTACACTTGGTTCTGCCATCGTTACAAGCACCGGAATTACGAATGGAGCTGCAGGCTGGTCACGCTAACCCACGGCATCCTTGCTACCTGTCTCTCTGCATACATTGGCTTTATTGATGGTCCCTGGCCTTTGAGTCATCCAG GATCACCAAACACAACTCTTCAGGTACATGTGCTGTGCCTTAGCTTGGGCTACTTCCTCTTCGACCTTTGTTGGTGTGTGTACTTCCAGGCAGAGGGTGCCCTGATGCTGGCCCACCATCTGGTGAGCATCCTGGGCATCACAGCATCATTGGCACTCGAGGAGTCAGCTGCGGAGGTCAACGCCGTCATCTTTGGTAGTGAGATCACCAACCCACTGCTGCAGGCTCGCTGGTTCCTGAAGGAGATGGGGTGTTACCACAGTTTCACAGGTGATGTGGTGGATTTCTTCTTCGTGGTCCTCTTCACTGGGGTGCGGATTGGAGTGGGGGCCTGGCTGATGTACTGCGAGCTTGCTTCTCCCAAACCCAGATGGTACATTAAGCTGGGTGGTGTCATCATGTACGCTGTCTCCTGGGTTTTCATGGTCAGCATCTGCCGCTTTGCTAGGAGGAAGAGCATGAAGAAGTACCACGCTTGGAGGAGTCGGAGGACTGATGAGTTGTACTTGAAAACTAATGGACATCTCAAAAAACACTGA